The proteins below come from a single Gimesia alba genomic window:
- a CDS encoding replication-relaxation family protein produces MRRATKTTLKLTERDTEILFYLDCHPLTAQQLFKLSQTFVAPFTQLRLLQRRLQKLTEAGYLQAWPYATTGVGTPHYFKLTRSGFQRLHGVQAELPRRRYFEVIAENHHGHTRSLGEFLVHLLVAAHKQGVHVKNLVRENTLKIQAGDKTLFPDSGFQLVTPEGKRFQYLVELDNSTERIRSNKAVESIESKLRGYDQHQGTIDPFEPEHYVVLFVTTRSSERLDHIMQAAKQVMANPRRTVFLGTHLPTFLSCGNPLNEVCLVDNRDRQRGLLPQTSSQDRPQRNQPKHQMAATFEV; encoded by the coding sequence ATGCGACGCGCAACGAAAACGACTCTGAAACTGACGGAGCGGGATACAGAGATTCTGTTCTATCTCGACTGCCATCCCCTGACGGCCCAGCAGCTTTTCAAGTTGAGTCAGACTTTTGTCGCTCCGTTTACCCAACTACGTTTACTGCAACGGCGATTGCAAAAACTGACAGAAGCCGGCTATCTGCAAGCCTGGCCCTATGCGACCACTGGTGTGGGAACGCCCCATTATTTCAAGTTGACCCGATCGGGATTTCAAAGGTTACACGGTGTGCAAGCGGAATTGCCGCGCCGGCGGTATTTTGAAGTAATTGCCGAAAATCATCATGGGCATACCCGGTCACTGGGAGAATTTCTGGTGCATCTGCTGGTAGCTGCTCACAAACAGGGAGTGCACGTCAAAAATCTGGTCCGGGAAAACACACTGAAAATCCAGGCTGGTGACAAAACGCTCTTTCCGGATAGCGGATTTCAGCTGGTAACACCGGAAGGCAAAAGATTTCAATACCTAGTGGAGTTGGATAACAGCACAGAACGGATCCGCAGCAATAAAGCGGTAGAATCCATTGAAAGTAAACTGCGCGGCTATGATCAGCATCAGGGAACCATTGATCCTTTTGAACCGGAACATTATGTGGTGCTGTTTGTCACAACCCGCAGCTCAGAACGTCTGGATCACATCATGCAGGCGGCGAAACAGGTGATGGCCAATCCCCGTCGTACGGTCTTTCTGGGAACACACCTGCCGACGTTTCTGTCCTGTGGCAATCCGCTCAATGAAGTCTGCCTGGTCGATAATCGCGACCGGCAGCGAGGATTGCTTCCGCAAACCTCTTCTCAGGATCGCCCACAACGCAACCAGCCCAAACACCAAATGGCCGCGACTTTTGAAGTGTGA
- a CDS encoding virulence RhuM family protein encodes MSDKLPAPILDNPGDFLLYETEDGQTRIEVRLAEETVWLPQRLIAELFQTTIPNVNQHLKAIYEERELLPEATIKKYLIVQKEGKREVSRQVDHYNLDAIISVGYRIKSHRGTQFRIWATERLREYLIKGFTMDDERLKRAGGGNYFDELLSRIRDIRSSERVFWRKVLDIYATSIDYDPQTETSTLFFKTIQNKMHWAAHGQTAAEVIHRRADATKPNMGLTSWEGAKPRKTEVSVAKNYLTEAEIEVLNRTVTAYLEFAELQAMNRQPMYMTDWIKKLDDFLRLSDREVLSHAGKISHEIAKEKAEAEYDRYKEQQAALPHPVDQDFEKTLDELKKIEQVAKKNPAQKPTTNTKTNKKKTNRKKKED; translated from the coding sequence ATGAGTGATAAACTGCCAGCCCCAATACTTGATAATCCCGGAGATTTTCTGCTTTATGAGACAGAAGATGGACAAACTCGGATTGAAGTCCGTCTGGCAGAAGAGACCGTCTGGCTGCCTCAACGCTTGATTGCGGAGCTGTTTCAGACAACAATTCCGAACGTAAATCAGCATCTCAAAGCAATTTACGAAGAAAGGGAGCTTCTTCCTGAGGCAACTATTAAGAAATACTTAATAGTTCAAAAAGAGGGTAAACGAGAAGTCTCCCGGCAGGTTGATCACTACAATCTGGATGCCATTATATCCGTTGGTTATCGCATCAAATCGCATCGTGGTACGCAATTTCGCATCTGGGCAACCGAGCGATTGCGTGAATATCTCATTAAGGGATTCACGATGGATGACGAACGACTCAAGCGAGCGGGGGGCGGTAATTACTTTGATGAATTACTATCACGCATTCGAGATATTCGTTCTTCTGAACGCGTCTTCTGGCGAAAGGTTCTCGATATTTATGCAACCAGCATCGATTACGACCCACAAACAGAAACCTCAACTCTCTTCTTCAAAACGATCCAGAACAAGATGCATTGGGCAGCTCATGGCCAAACCGCCGCTGAAGTCATTCATCGCCGTGCTGATGCAACGAAACCGAACATGGGATTGACCAGTTGGGAAGGGGCGAAGCCCCGTAAGACAGAAGTGAGCGTTGCGAAAAATTATCTCACTGAAGCAGAAATTGAAGTCCTGAATCGAACTGTCACTGCCTATCTGGAATTCGCAGAATTACAGGCGATGAATCGGCAGCCGATGTATATGACGGATTGGATCAAAAAGCTCGACGACTTTTTGCGTCTTTCCGACCGTGAAGTTCTCAGTCATGCAGGCAAGATTTCACACGAAATCGCCAAAGAGAAAGCAGAAGCAGAATACGACCGCTACAAAGAACAACAAGCTGCACTCCCTCATCCTGTTGATCAGGACTTTGAGAAAACACTGGATGAACTAAAGAAGATTGAACAAGTGGCTAAGAAAAACCCTGCCCAAAAACCTACAACAAACACGAAAACTAACAAGAAAAAAACAAACCGCAAGAAGAAAGAAGATTGA
- a CDS encoding toprim domain-containing protein, whose product MIQQTSLEQVLSHFHLPLPDQTTGEYRMPCMFNENCAESSYGSLTINQSDVAKRIFCHSCGVRGNLLTLLWGLSEHRPPTSGKLRGDEFKETVALLKEILGDEPHEKEMSEQSVPTQTSSAKEPAFNIPLHDSDNERARDLVTLHETLIVHPDEMNPDAAAYFRKRPWLTPDIARRWRMGYLPHSAKSLLRGRIVYAYPNEQNDILTYFGRDPAYDRKWQAWKQKGAREKNKPIKHRFVKGFQRGLELFGQNGAQRLSENRLQESLQQLGLAVVEGPNDVIRLDCLNVGAVGLCSNQATNDQIAKIVTFAKQVARGQVVLLPDCDPEGEAGFKELLWKLNEQPDISVKLGWSSGMYGGQFAGRQPESLTDEEWNEYLRPALLQT is encoded by the coding sequence TTGATCCAGCAGACCTCGCTGGAACAGGTCTTGAGTCATTTTCATCTGCCGCTCCCCGACCAAACCACGGGCGAATATCGAATGCCCTGCATGTTCAATGAAAACTGTGCGGAAAGCAGTTATGGTTCGCTGACCATCAATCAGAGCGATGTGGCCAAACGGATTTTCTGCCACTCCTGCGGCGTGCGGGGAAATCTGCTCACACTTCTCTGGGGACTTTCCGAACATCGCCCTCCCACGAGTGGTAAACTACGAGGGGACGAGTTTAAGGAAACCGTGGCTCTGCTCAAAGAGATTCTGGGAGACGAACCACACGAGAAAGAAATGTCTGAGCAATCAGTCCCAACACAAACATCGTCCGCTAAAGAACCGGCATTCAACATCCCCCTACACGACTCGGACAACGAGCGGGCCCGTGACCTGGTCACGCTCCACGAAACTTTGATCGTACATCCGGACGAAATGAATCCGGACGCGGCCGCTTATTTTCGGAAACGCCCCTGGCTGACTCCCGATATCGCCCGCCGCTGGCGGATGGGTTATCTGCCACATTCGGCCAAGAGCCTGCTAAGGGGCCGGATCGTCTATGCCTATCCCAACGAACAAAACGACATCCTCACCTATTTTGGTCGCGATCCCGCCTATGACCGGAAATGGCAAGCATGGAAACAAAAGGGCGCCCGTGAAAAGAACAAACCGATAAAGCACCGTTTTGTCAAAGGCTTTCAGCGGGGACTTGAACTATTTGGCCAGAATGGTGCACAGCGGTTATCAGAAAACCGGCTCCAGGAATCACTGCAGCAACTGGGGCTGGCAGTGGTCGAAGGTCCCAATGACGTGATTCGCCTGGATTGTTTGAATGTGGGGGCCGTCGGCCTCTGCTCCAACCAGGCTACCAATGACCAGATTGCAAAAATTGTCACTTTCGCCAAGCAGGTCGCCCGAGGTCAGGTGGTCCTGCTTCCCGACTGTGATCCAGAAGGAGAGGCCGGCTTTAAAGAGTTGCTCTGGAAGCTCAACGAACAGCCAGACATCAGTGTGAAGCTGGGCTGGTCCAGTGGCATGTATGGGGGGCAATTTGCGGGGCGGCAGCCGGAATCTCTTACTGACGAAGAATGGAACGAATACCTGCGTCCCGCATTGCTGCAGACTTAA
- a CDS encoding replication initiator protein A — protein sequence MAHLAQSASCGSLLGMSDVATSQRLEPSHERGRDELNLIDFPIAVLQHQQPKDKNGGRPDELVSEIEAFDKDLKKVVPRTLTRRTASKHGFPTPLEDEVLVALLTLTRIKNGFSQPRVKFRNGELFDLMKWPHNGSSNQRLAIALDRLTGLTLKYENSWSTEAGTFEKEFTTGLLESYQLTKQVRGRGERSREASWFQWASEVFADIQRGNVRTLNTDQFFSLQRPISRRMYRFLDKHLSEEPKFEMDLIMFASHLGLAETQHIGKIKERLATGVRELEQIPGFIDPLPPSERYQKLGPGNWQIQFQRSGAQQTTTESRIPTSSPKRAPNAAENMIKDFYQSWNGNQQHQPTVKERQQAEHVIQQYGLEMVQQILPGVIKAMRVQFPEARAFGATMVYWNDVAQQWNQRQQREQQEKAQNIQEQQEERQRQQEKQHQDKYRTQWNQLPEADRDEIRQAVMQTCSRTVRQFIEQGKYDDPLVMMACLAELAKRDS from the coding sequence TTGGCCCACTTGGCGCAATCGGCTTCCTGTGGCAGTCTGCTGGGGATGAGCGATGTTGCAACCAGTCAACGGCTGGAACCGAGCCATGAACGGGGGCGGGATGAGTTGAACCTGATCGATTTTCCGATCGCCGTCCTGCAGCACCAGCAGCCCAAGGACAAGAATGGGGGACGACCGGATGAACTGGTGAGTGAAATTGAAGCGTTCGACAAAGATCTGAAAAAAGTCGTCCCTCGGACGCTGACCAGACGCACCGCTTCCAAGCACGGTTTTCCGACGCCTTTGGAAGATGAAGTGCTGGTCGCCTTGCTGACCCTCACTCGCATCAAAAACGGATTTTCGCAACCTCGGGTCAAATTCCGCAATGGCGAGCTCTTCGATCTGATGAAGTGGCCGCACAACGGGAGCAGCAACCAGCGTCTGGCCATTGCCCTGGATCGGTTGACCGGACTCACGCTCAAATATGAAAACTCCTGGTCGACGGAAGCGGGAACCTTTGAAAAAGAGTTCACCACCGGGCTGCTGGAGTCTTATCAATTGACGAAACAGGTGCGGGGACGCGGAGAGCGGAGCAGGGAAGCGAGCTGGTTTCAGTGGGCGTCGGAAGTTTTTGCCGATATTCAGCGGGGCAATGTCCGTACTCTGAATACCGACCAGTTTTTTTCACTCCAACGGCCCATTTCTCGCCGCATGTATCGCTTTCTGGATAAGCATCTGTCCGAAGAACCGAAGTTTGAGATGGATCTGATCATGTTTGCCAGCCATCTGGGGCTGGCAGAGACACAGCATATCGGCAAGATCAAGGAACGTCTGGCAACCGGCGTCCGTGAACTGGAACAGATTCCGGGATTCATCGATCCATTGCCGCCATCGGAACGCTATCAGAAACTGGGACCAGGGAACTGGCAGATTCAGTTTCAGCGATCTGGAGCGCAACAGACGACAACGGAATCGCGTATCCCCACCTCCTCGCCAAAGAGGGCACCTAATGCTGCCGAAAATATGATCAAAGACTTCTATCAGAGCTGGAACGGGAATCAACAGCATCAGCCCACCGTCAAAGAACGGCAGCAGGCTGAGCATGTGATTCAACAATATGGACTCGAAATGGTTCAGCAGATACTACCCGGTGTCATCAAAGCCATGCGGGTGCAGTTTCCGGAAGCCCGTGCCTTTGGAGCGACGATGGTCTATTGGAACGACGTGGCCCAACAATGGAACCAGCGGCAACAACGAGAGCAGCAAGAAAAAGCACAAAATATTCAGGAACAACAGGAAGAACGTCAACGTCAGCAGGAAAAACAGCATCAGGACAAGTACCGAACTCAGTGGAACCAACTCCCTGAGGCGGATCGGGATGAGATCCGTCAGGCAGTCATGCAGACCTGCAGCCGGACGGTCAGACAGTTTATCGAACAGGGAAAGTACGATGATCCCCTGGTGATGATGGCCTGTTTGGCTGAGCTGGCCAAACGAGACAGCTGA
- a CDS encoding DNA methyltransferase family protein, whose protein sequence is MSSNDGQHNTGESLSELQDTVELLAQEVHVLREVIDEIREDFRWAVQNGCLTAGDETVPESYDRNFLKSARPETDSGGKEGSTEDVDQQCDSSAEHSSEEPAGSVIAGDLDERLQQHEEWAATVRDPAKETSEGVRMLQTKDRGASAEYEIAPLPSDRWALRTDLRYHVGDLRGNSTPWAEYESREACVDQFIDRAKKFFSADIDAGGSDSQRHTRNEMLKHFETSLFGFVEPDVVLQEKDPVDSSSDEHSVEDNLLTLKRRILEYLSACVGSVNLSDIRSDMGFTEIDSTAPLANPVHRVLVALQKSGNVSLVETEFGEPGFLFQRPLFLRPDRQDNFEGTPFYHWPDPDEDRNTLTVDRVGDHVDGGEHRFTVKRGDTVEAFFSRDKQEIGKVVGISHANREVRVSFREGSEGTWFAIGSIYPAVESVSDDVFPLSEVIEKANTQNTPQEKEETEINRVSSSNLDSGETPSRDSHGKGVESLTEHHRPYQFDDFQAFLQRLDSGDLSASELQADFSRLNSSREALIAELLADKNAKALQVLAYRFGCLDARRNTKQQNGEAIIRSMSLAYTLKNIVTYQPFSGESYEDAIRKVVESLTDEDIQQYVQERKATIEQSEKSLTNPETLAEFRYFIDRKGESHLSHEQLIQYDRLRAEQTRLQRANKKPTTVEQFSGDLLGLEITIKEGFHTRQNIPLWICQLNERVDRATFSDLKFKAKQLGGWWSSFKKDDAGFQFKYEESAQKFQSLLHGNADRSDELADRKTRKIETASERLLQLADDLEQNANESLQQDRQTNTVRRSEMAAGIRGRAYVDIAFAGTLRSLSTALASGEAIYLDGIRTKTQLATLIAVLRRAKRKRNDLLLSEKGEMGIWDRHNAVEELDHRPMDIEDADFTEFPYPNIYKRNFTDVIARAVNRKGVKQRAQRMKKWIPAEGDFIQFKEDYEIERFSDFCTRCKDVGIDVQWLEHSLGDFKRLRAANIHTLPELRMALRELVPHLQKKQADDPVLKAEHALVGRKLGGFFPTPKTIISRMLELADIQPGDRILEPSAGKGDILDILRQHYPDTEVIAIELNGTLFDVLEAKGHNVNRGDFLEHQGEYDRVLMNPPFEKSLDIEHVRHAFSLLAPHGTLVAIMSEGPFFRNDSQATEFRNWLNEVGGESEQLPEDAFNSSEAFRKTGVRTRIVTITK, encoded by the coding sequence ATGTCTTCTAACGACGGCCAACACAACACGGGAGAATCCCTTTCCGAATTGCAGGATACGGTTGAGTTGCTAGCTCAGGAAGTTCATGTATTACGGGAAGTGATTGACGAAATTCGGGAAGATTTTCGCTGGGCCGTTCAGAATGGATGTTTGACGGCAGGCGATGAAACTGTTCCTGAAAGTTATGACCGGAACTTTTTGAAGTCTGCACGACCGGAAACCGATTCCGGGGGCAAGGAGGGCTCCACAGAGGACGTTGATCAACAATGTGACTCATCAGCGGAACATTCGTCTGAAGAACCAGCGGGATCAGTCATTGCCGGGGATTTGGATGAGCGGCTTCAGCAGCATGAGGAGTGGGCGGCAACGGTCCGTGATCCGGCAAAGGAGACCAGTGAGGGAGTTCGCATGCTTCAGACAAAAGATCGAGGTGCCTCGGCAGAGTATGAAATTGCGCCGTTACCCTCGGACCGTTGGGCACTTCGTACGGATTTGAGATACCATGTGGGAGATCTGAGAGGGAATTCTACTCCCTGGGCGGAGTATGAGTCCCGCGAAGCTTGTGTGGATCAGTTTATAGATCGTGCCAAAAAATTCTTTAGTGCAGACATTGATGCGGGTGGGAGCGATTCACAACGGCACACTCGCAATGAAATGTTAAAGCATTTTGAGACGAGTCTCTTCGGGTTTGTGGAGCCGGATGTCGTTCTTCAAGAAAAAGATCCAGTTGATTCATCCTCTGATGAGCATTCTGTCGAAGATAATCTTCTGACGTTGAAACGTCGCATTCTCGAATATCTCTCTGCTTGTGTCGGTTCAGTGAACCTGTCAGACATTCGCAGTGACATGGGGTTTACAGAGATCGACTCTACTGCCCCACTGGCGAATCCAGTCCATCGTGTTTTAGTCGCCCTGCAAAAATCAGGCAATGTCTCTCTCGTTGAAACCGAGTTTGGCGAACCAGGGTTTCTGTTTCAACGTCCGCTCTTTCTTCGTCCTGATCGACAAGACAATTTTGAGGGAACCCCATTCTATCATTGGCCTGATCCGGATGAGGATCGGAATACGCTCACCGTGGATCGAGTTGGCGATCATGTCGATGGAGGCGAACACCGATTTACTGTCAAACGAGGTGACACGGTTGAAGCCTTTTTTAGTCGCGACAAGCAGGAAATCGGCAAGGTGGTTGGGATCTCTCATGCAAACCGGGAAGTCCGCGTTTCATTCCGAGAAGGAAGTGAGGGAACGTGGTTCGCAATCGGCAGCATTTATCCCGCAGTCGAATCTGTTTCTGACGACGTATTCCCACTTTCGGAAGTGATTGAGAAAGCAAATACACAGAATACGCCTCAAGAAAAGGAAGAAACTGAGATAAACCGCGTCTCATCATCAAATTTGGATTCCGGCGAAACCCCGTCTCGTGATTCCCACGGCAAAGGTGTGGAATCACTCACGGAACATCACCGGCCCTATCAATTTGATGACTTTCAAGCATTTCTGCAACGTCTCGATTCTGGAGATTTATCGGCGTCTGAACTTCAAGCCGATTTCTCACGCCTGAACTCCAGCAGAGAAGCGTTGATTGCAGAGCTGCTTGCTGACAAGAATGCAAAAGCGTTACAGGTGCTGGCCTATCGATTTGGGTGCCTCGATGCCCGACGGAACACAAAACAGCAGAATGGTGAGGCGATTATTCGGTCGATGTCGCTGGCATACACCCTCAAAAACATCGTCACCTATCAACCCTTCTCGGGAGAATCTTACGAAGATGCCATTCGTAAGGTGGTGGAATCATTGACTGATGAAGACATTCAGCAATATGTTCAAGAACGAAAGGCCACGATAGAACAAAGCGAAAAATCCCTCACAAATCCGGAAACACTCGCTGAGTTCCGGTACTTCATTGATCGAAAAGGAGAATCTCATCTCAGTCATGAGCAGTTGATCCAATATGATCGATTGCGAGCAGAGCAAACACGTTTGCAGCGTGCCAACAAAAAGCCAACAACCGTCGAACAATTCTCGGGAGATCTCTTGGGCTTAGAGATCACCATCAAAGAGGGTTTTCATACTCGCCAAAACATTCCGCTCTGGATTTGTCAGTTGAATGAGCGCGTGGATCGTGCTACATTCAGCGACCTGAAATTCAAGGCGAAACAACTGGGAGGCTGGTGGTCCAGTTTCAAGAAGGATGATGCCGGTTTCCAATTCAAGTATGAAGAATCCGCACAGAAATTCCAGTCGCTCCTGCATGGCAATGCAGATCGAAGCGATGAACTGGCAGACCGCAAAACACGGAAGATTGAAACCGCCAGTGAACGACTTCTTCAATTGGCAGATGATCTTGAACAGAACGCGAACGAATCTTTGCAACAAGACCGGCAGACCAATACCGTTCGCCGATCAGAAATGGCAGCCGGCATTCGTGGACGGGCTTATGTCGATATTGCTTTCGCGGGAACCTTGCGGAGTCTGTCTACTGCTCTCGCTTCAGGAGAGGCAATCTATCTCGATGGCATCAGAACCAAGACTCAGCTTGCGACTCTGATTGCAGTCCTTCGACGTGCAAAACGAAAGCGAAACGATTTGCTCCTCAGCGAAAAAGGAGAAATGGGGATCTGGGATCGGCACAACGCCGTTGAAGAACTCGATCACCGCCCAATGGATATCGAAGACGCGGATTTCACAGAGTTCCCCTATCCCAATATCTATAAACGCAATTTCACAGATGTGATTGCCCGTGCAGTCAATCGTAAGGGAGTCAAGCAACGGGCACAGAGAATGAAAAAATGGATTCCTGCTGAAGGAGATTTTATTCAGTTCAAAGAAGACTATGAGATCGAACGTTTTTCCGATTTCTGCACTCGTTGCAAAGATGTCGGTATCGATGTCCAATGGCTTGAGCACTCGCTCGGCGACTTTAAACGACTCCGTGCAGCCAATATTCACACACTTCCTGAACTACGCATGGCGCTCCGGGAACTGGTGCCGCATCTGCAAAAGAAACAAGCTGATGATCCCGTATTGAAAGCAGAACACGCTCTCGTTGGTCGCAAATTGGGTGGATTCTTTCCCACTCCGAAAACAATTATCTCTCGAATGCTTGAACTGGCAGATATTCAACCAGGAGACCGTATCCTCGAACCCTCCGCTGGAAAAGGCGATATTCTCGACATACTTCGTCAGCATTATCCTGATACTGAAGTGATCGCTATCGAATTGAATGGCACACTCTTCGATGTTCTCGAAGCGAAAGGGCACAATGTCAATCGGGGAGATTTTCTGGAACATCAGGGCGAATATGATCGCGTTCTGATGAACCCACCCTTTGAAAAAAGTTTGGATATCGAACACGTTCGCCATGCCTTCAGTCTGCTTGCACCCCACGGAACACTGGTCGCCATTATGAGCGAAGGCCCCTTCTTTCGGAATGACAGCCAGGCGACAGAATTTCGGAACTGGCTGAATGAAGTCGGTGGGGAATCAGAACAACTTCCCGAAGACGCCTTCAATAGTTCAGAAGCGTTTCGCAAAACGGGGGTTCGCACGCGGATTGTGACTATTACGAAATAA
- a CDS encoding type II toxin-antitoxin system PemK/MazF family toxin, translated as MKRGEIVLIDFPYTDGRSSKLRPALVVQNDVDNARLRDTIVAMITGNIRHAQERTHFLVDPTTSEGAGSGLHGSSCVLGRHLFTVRQTLITRTLGSLSDEVMQHVDEALKAALGL; from the coding sequence ATGAAACGTGGGGAGATTGTCCTCATCGATTTTCCTTATACGGACGGACGTTCCAGTAAACTGAGACCTGCTCTGGTTGTCCAGAATGATGTGGACAATGCCCGATTACGGGACACGATAGTGGCCATGATCACGGGTAATATTCGTCATGCTCAGGAACGGACGCATTTTTTAGTGGATCCGACTACGTCTGAGGGGGCCGGTTCCGGCCTACATGGGTCTTCCTGTGTCTTGGGGCGGCATCTGTTTACTGTGCGACAAACATTGATCACGCGGACATTGGGAAGTCTGTCAGATGAAGTGATGCAGCACGTAGATGAAGCATTGAAGGCGGCCCTCGGACTTTAA
- a CDS encoding type IV secretory system conjugative DNA transfer family protein, with amino-acid sequence MFDKLVQMLLTVSVPPDNPRGPQYMEQVLDALFTGQLFAGNVELRIERRRGEVMLACRASQSLLTRFQQQLQAAYPDSHLVRGTDDVDSPTRFRRCWLFLQPQNSRLRSWQDFTDQDQRLLADPLSGVLATIAESAIAALVRIQFKPCPVWRKRLLERHCDQEQRCHRRLFLVRLAVEVSTGDASCSLFRQKRDDLIAALGRFQAEGTFRSSWFPRSMVLSTPELATLWHPATVQVCSPTLATVESRQLPAPVRIPLKREEQELAVLGKTTHNNRSELFGIRPADRLRHLVIVGKTGMGKSTLLLNLLASDITAGKGICLIDPHGDLSEAVAATVPRSRTNEVILFDAGDRATPLAYNPLECLQETQRPLVASGVLSTFKKLYGESWGPRLEYILRNALLTLVEQPGTSLASLLQLLNDGAYRRQMVNRTSDPVVRAFWEQEFAKWKPQFQAEAVAPIQNKVGQFLSHPILRGILGQPQNKLNLRTVMDREQILLINLSKGRIGEDASTMLGSFLVTGLQLAAMSRAELDASDRTPFYVYVDEFQNFVTESFATILSESRKYGLSLTIANQYLDQIEERTRHAVWGNVGSLLAFQVGARDAEILASELGNHLAVQDLVNLPQYRAYVRLLVDGMPSRPFSMETLPPQQSSDPRRLEIIRRTSRQRYGRNQKTSVAAD; translated from the coding sequence ATGTTTGATAAACTGGTGCAGATGTTGTTGACGGTTTCCGTTCCCCCCGATAATCCGCGCGGCCCCCAATACATGGAACAGGTTCTGGATGCCCTGTTCACAGGCCAGCTATTCGCTGGCAATGTGGAACTACGAATCGAGCGAAGAAGAGGGGAGGTCATGCTTGCTTGTCGCGCCTCCCAGTCCTTACTGACTCGCTTCCAGCAGCAGTTGCAGGCTGCTTATCCAGACAGCCATCTGGTGCGGGGCACGGATGACGTTGATTCCCCAACCCGTTTCAGGCGTTGCTGGCTCTTTCTGCAACCTCAAAACAGTCGGTTACGCAGTTGGCAAGATTTTACAGACCAGGACCAACGACTGCTTGCCGATCCATTGTCGGGTGTATTGGCGACCATTGCTGAGAGCGCGATCGCTGCTCTCGTTCGCATCCAGTTCAAACCGTGTCCAGTTTGGCGAAAACGTCTACTTGAGAGACACTGTGATCAGGAACAACGTTGCCATCGCCGTCTGTTTTTAGTGAGACTGGCGGTTGAAGTCTCTACTGGCGATGCCTCGTGTTCCCTCTTTCGCCAAAAGCGGGACGATCTGATCGCTGCCCTGGGACGTTTTCAAGCAGAGGGCACATTTCGATCGTCGTGGTTTCCTCGTTCGATGGTACTCTCGACTCCGGAACTGGCCACACTCTGGCATCCGGCTACGGTTCAGGTCTGCTCTCCCACGCTGGCGACCGTCGAGAGTCGCCAGTTGCCGGCACCGGTACGGATTCCCCTCAAAAGAGAGGAACAAGAGCTAGCCGTGCTGGGGAAGACGACTCACAACAACCGGTCTGAGCTGTTTGGTATTCGGCCCGCAGATCGTCTGCGCCATCTGGTCATTGTGGGGAAGACCGGGATGGGGAAGTCAACGCTGTTGTTGAATTTGCTAGCCTCTGATATCACAGCGGGAAAAGGCATTTGCCTGATCGATCCGCACGGAGATTTGAGCGAGGCAGTGGCAGCCACTGTCCCCCGGTCGCGTACGAATGAAGTAATACTGTTTGATGCTGGGGATCGAGCGACTCCCCTGGCTTATAATCCCTTGGAATGCCTGCAGGAGACGCAGCGACCGTTGGTCGCTTCAGGAGTGCTATCGACATTCAAGAAACTGTATGGCGAGAGTTGGGGACCTCGGCTGGAGTATATTCTGAGAAATGCTTTGCTGACTTTGGTTGAACAGCCGGGAACGTCCCTGGCCTCCTTGCTACAGTTGCTCAACGACGGAGCCTATCGCCGGCAGATGGTGAATCGAACCAGCGATCCAGTGGTGCGTGCATTCTGGGAACAGGAATTTGCGAAATGGAAGCCGCAGTTTCAAGCGGAGGCCGTGGCCCCTATTCAAAATAAAGTCGGGCAATTTCTATCGCATCCGATTCTGCGTGGGATTCTGGGACAACCGCAGAACAAACTCAACTTGCGGACTGTCATGGACCGGGAACAGATCCTGCTCATCAATCTGAGTAAGGGGAGAATCGGAGAAGACGCCTCCACCATGCTGGGTTCTTTCCTGGTAACCGGCCTACAGCTTGCTGCCATGAGTCGTGCGGAACTGGATGCTTCCGACCGCACACCGTTTTATGTCTATGTGGACGAATTTCAGAATTTTGTAACCGAATCCTTTGCAACCATTCTTTCCGAGTCCCGGAAGTATGGTTTGAGCCTCACTATTGCCAATCAGTATTTGGACCAGATAGAAGAACGGACCCGTCATGCGGTCTGGGGAAATGTCGGAAGTCTGCTGGCGTTTCAGGTGGGGGCCCGGGATGCGGAAATTCTGGCTTCTGAGTTGGGAAATCATCTGGCCGTTCAGGATCTGGTAAATCTCCCCCAGTATCGGGCTTACGTGCGGCTGCTAGTCGACGGAATGCCCAGCCGACCCTTCTCGATGGAGACGCTTCCCCCGCAACAGTCCAGTGACCCGCGACGTCTGGAAATTATCCGCAGAACGTCCCGTCAGCGGTATGGTCGCAATCAAAAAACTTCTGTCGCTGCGGACTGA
- a CDS encoding type II toxin-antitoxin system RelE/ParE family toxin, translating to MPGKPDLEQKLTGLETFPEACGLAPENEFVKAEIRQALYGPFRIVFTIREQIVFVLTVRHAARLALQQDELNKIQ from the coding sequence GTGCCTGGAAAGCCCGATCTTGAACAAAAATTGACCGGTCTCGAAACCTTTCCGGAAGCCTGTGGACTGGCTCCCGAGAACGAGTTTGTCAAAGCAGAAATCCGTCAGGCCTTGTACGGTCCGTTTCGGATTGTTTTTACGATTCGGGAACAAATCGTGTTTGTGCTAACCGTTCGCCATGCGGCCCGGCTTGCCTTGCAGCAAGACGAATTAAACAAAATCCAGTAG